One Methanobacteriaceae archaeon DNA window includes the following coding sequences:
- a CDS encoding DEAD/DEAH box helicase family protein, translating to MLKEGMTVSGPFWPEPIEIKKIEKLGDNTLIIGSTFQSNQLFENLLDDEDLKKLVIDDFVIDFSSPASEVFLSLEAQRYRYTSMFDTFLAMNTSKIDPLPFQLDAVYLHALKQPKMRFMIADDPGAGKTIMAGLIIKELKLRGLAQKILIVSPGHLTSQWQREMKEKFNESFRTVNRSYINSYSLENAWDVENQYITSIDFAKQQDIRAMLSGTKWDLVVVDEAHKMSAYMYGKKISKRQRYRLGEVLSRTTEHMLFLTATPHQGDPENYLLLLDLLIPGFFADPAMINEARRNGDNPLFIRRIKEDLRDFDLKPIFTKRSTTTVKFDLNEQEIQLYEDLSRYVQTQFNRAIMRDKRVGFSFALLILQRRMASSIYALLKSLERKKASFEEIIKNPDLLKKYQTIDEKDLEDESEEDRWIMESEWEKKTTVDTIVALKAEIETLDHLITLANSILAERNETKLSKLREVMNSLGDEKILIFTEAKDTLNYLVKKIGSWGYEVNTIHGGMSMDERVQAERVFKEQTQVMVATEAAGEGINLQFCHLMINYDIPWNPNRLEQRMGRIHRYKQKKDVHIFNFVAENTREGAVLATILDKLNEIKKSIGSDKVFDVIGDIFQGKDLYNLIAEAVSGERSVVDIQDELDFEVDGEYRERLKKELLDQGLVDNIDYESIFDLSEINAELSLVPEYLEEFFKKAFVKANGRYNIRKDGTIQIRTVPREIRKINGRNSFKKNYGNIKKTYTSITFNRDHANNGTELVTFGHPLLEGLIEWVEESFYEKMRKGCTFEDPLGEYDGYFWFYEGTVKDGKDKIVGKRLFAVYDNGYEIKKIDPSVLWNLEPIDDPKPSNVHLDMEKTKIYVIELVKNYLKELKVERERQANVKKKYGIKSLEQLITEIDKDLTELYMRSDVGEDVDLAIYNKETKKKEYESSLNKLNKEIIQERSLSISLPKFIATIKVKSNDINKLNNSKINKVLDYEISEGREPQLSPSSLGFNIKSKEEDKFRFISFKYLNDTESEITLTLNEWLKAKRFGESYWLYILAEKNNSYELFLIQNPVNKIAISKENLTVNIMPEMCKLCNKVIEIMK from the coding sequence ATGTTAAAAGAAGGAATGACTGTATCAGGTCCATTTTGGCCAGAACCAATAGAAATAAAAAAAATTGAAAAATTAGGGGATAATACACTTATTATAGGATCCACATTCCAATCCAATCAGCTTTTTGAAAATTTGCTTGACGATGAGGATCTAAAAAAATTAGTTATTGATGATTTCGTAATTGATTTTTCATCACCCGCAAGTGAAGTCTTTTTATCTTTAGAAGCACAAAGATACAGATATACTTCGATGTTTGACACTTTTTTGGCCATGAATACTTCTAAAATTGATCCTCTTCCTTTCCAATTAGATGCTGTATATCTTCATGCTTTAAAACAACCTAAAATGCGTTTTATGATAGCAGATGACCCTGGTGCAGGTAAAACCATAATGGCCGGGTTAATAATCAAAGAGTTGAAACTTAGAGGCCTAGCCCAAAAAATTTTAATAGTATCTCCAGGGCATTTAACCAGTCAATGGCAAAGAGAAATGAAAGAAAAGTTTAATGAATCTTTTAGAACTGTTAATAGGTCATACATAAATAGTTATAGTTTAGAAAATGCTTGGGATGTAGAAAATCAATATATTACTTCCATTGATTTTGCAAAACAACAAGATATACGTGCAATGTTAAGTGGAACAAAATGGGATTTAGTAGTAGTTGATGAAGCCCATAAGATGTCTGCATATATGTATGGTAAAAAAATTTCTAAAAGACAAAGATATCGTTTAGGTGAAGTTCTATCCAGAACTACAGAACACATGTTGTTTTTAACAGCTACTCCTCATCAGGGAGATCCAGAAAATTACCTACTACTTCTAGATCTATTGATACCTGGTTTTTTTGCAGATCCAGCGATGATCAATGAAGCAAGGAGAAATGGGGACAATCCTCTATTTATTAGGAGAATAAAAGAAGATTTAAGAGATTTTGATCTAAAACCAATTTTCACTAAAAGATCTACAACAACAGTTAAATTCGATTTAAATGAACAAGAAATTCAATTATACGAAGATTTATCAAGATATGTTCAAACGCAGTTCAATCGAGCTATAATGAGAGATAAAAGGGTAGGTTTTTCATTTGCCCTTCTAATTCTTCAGAGAAGAATGGCATCAAGCATATATGCACTATTGAAATCTTTGGAAAGGAAAAAAGCTAGTTTCGAAGAGATCATTAAAAACCCAGATTTACTAAAAAAATATCAAACCATTGATGAAAAGGATTTAGAAGATGAATCAGAAGAAGATCGTTGGATAATGGAATCAGAATGGGAAAAAAAGACTACAGTTGATACTATTGTGGCCTTAAAAGCTGAAATTGAAACGTTAGACCATCTTATAACATTAGCAAATTCCATTTTAGCGGAACGAAATGAAACTAAACTTTCTAAACTGAGAGAAGTGATGAATTCGTTGGGTGATGAAAAGATACTTATTTTTACGGAAGCAAAAGACACTCTGAATTATTTAGTTAAAAAAATAGGTTCTTGGGGCTATGAAGTGAATACCATACACGGTGGTATGAGCATGGATGAGAGGGTTCAAGCTGAAAGGGTTTTTAAAGAACAAACACAAGTCATGGTAGCCACAGAAGCTGCTGGAGAAGGTATAAATCTTCAATTCTGTCATTTAATGATAAATTATGATATTCCATGGAATCCTAACAGATTAGAACAACGAATGGGACGTATTCACAGATATAAGCAAAAAAAAGATGTTCATATATTTAATTTTGTAGCTGAAAATACCCGAGAAGGGGCCGTATTAGCAACTATTCTTGATAAATTAAATGAGATAAAAAAATCAATTGGCTCAGATAAAGTATTTGATGTCATTGGAGATATTTTCCAAGGAAAAGACCTTTATAATTTAATTGCTGAGGCTGTTTCCGGCGAAAGAAGTGTAGTAGACATTCAAGATGAATTAGATTTTGAAGTTGATGGGGAATACAGGGAAAGGTTAAAAAAAGAATTATTAGATCAAGGTTTAGTAGACAACATTGATTATGAATCCATTTTTGATTTAAGTGAGATAAATGCTGAATTAAGTCTCGTACCGGAATACTTAGAAGAATTCTTTAAAAAAGCATTTGTAAAAGCTAATGGCAGATATAACATCAGAAAAGATGGAACAATCCAAATTCGAACAGTTCCACGTGAGATCCGTAAAATAAATGGACGAAATTCATTCAAAAAGAATTATGGTAATATCAAAAAAACTTACACTAGTATAACTTTTAATCGAGACCATGCAAACAATGGAACCGAATTAGTGACCTTTGGACATCCTCTGTTAGAGGGTCTTATTGAATGGGTAGAAGAATCCTTTTATGAAAAGATGCGAAAAGGTTGCACTTTTGAAGATCCTTTAGGAGAGTATGATGGATATTTCTGGTTTTATGAAGGTACTGTGAAAGATGGTAAAGATAAAATTGTGGGTAAAAGATTATTTGCGGTTTATGATAATGGATATGAAATTAAAAAAATTGATCCTTCAGTACTATGGAATTTAGAACCGATCGATGATCCTAAACCGTCTAATGTCCACTTAGATATGGAAAAAACAAAAATATATGTCATTGAATTGGTTAAGAATTATCTTAAAGAATTGAAAGTCGAAAGGGAGCGTCAAGCTAATGTGAAAAAAAAGTATGGGATTAAATCATTGGAACAGTTAATCACTGAAATAGACAAGGATTTAACGGAACTTTACATGAGATCCGATGTTGGTGAAGATGTTGATTTAGCCATATATAATAAAGAAACAAAGAAAAAAGAATATGAATCTTCATTAAATAAGTTGAATAAAGAGATAATCCAAGAAAGAAGTCTTAGTATATCTTTACCTAAGTTTATTGCCACTATAAAAGTTAAATCAAATGATATTAATAAGCTGAACAATTCTAAAATTAACAAAGTTTTAGACTATGAAATAAGTGAAGGAAGAGAACCCCAATTATCACCTTCAAGCTTAGGCTTCAATATCAAATCAAAGGAAGAGGATAAATTCAGATTTATTTCCTTCAAATATTTGAATGATACTGAAAGTGAAATCACATTAACTCTAAATGAATGGTTAAAAGCTAAACGTTTCGGGGAAAGTTACTGGTTATACATTTTAGCTGAAAAAAACAATTCATATGAGCTATTCTTAATTCAAAATCCTGTTAATAAAATAGCAATCTCAAAAGAAAATTTAACTGTAAATATAATGCCAGAAATGTGTAAATTATGTAATAAAGTTATAGAAATAATGAAATAA
- a CDS encoding HEAT repeat domain-containing protein, with amino-acid sequence MTILIFKQKLWGLNIRKLRHRSNPKVSSTSGFSKCHECGKLIAKSEMIDSKFCKDCFDTISLANKLALKRCATCHEYFEPTSSKDPYHCSECLKKMRRCTNCHKKFVPDGKIILCPVCYSNIVRTCQICKQDFVPKSGYHQICPKCYRKLKHNKKSNISKKVADIDNKNKKTIELLIKALNDPNTQEYATKTLIEMQKDSVEILIESLNNKSKFKRDQYVEVLFQIGEDAVKPLIKALNDEKYHEEYLIKTGCIKVLGLIGDKRAVEPLIELLDDYDSYVRSSSAKSLGLIGDKRAVEPLIELLENDINTFVRKASVSALGKLGASNAINPIIDTIDDDEDPNLTIQCLKSLVEIDYDLGLDYLLKNVDNPNKLISNFSTNFIISNEGEEYLNTLEKKDDIIQQELSKDEFLELVNNLLEDDPDIRMESVRRLGLSGNPRAAKYLVKLINDNDDEIRLEVLKYLGKLKNLETIDSLIKTLKHEETSMRWAAEEALANFGSDAIPKIAKSLESNDEDLRYYLVAILGEIEDPNSENLLIKSLNDSDFDVKLKSIESLSKIGTDKSIGPLLKLLNDDNARIQRNLSYCLIKICQEKDLDTLENTLKSEYMGENKALKSIITKINKKIQKEKEIKKSDDSESNLPIGTILTKDSDQKSEINPYEDISEEPSKTNPSDDIPDKESKEDLGDDPFAILDEITKY; translated from the coding sequence TTGACAATATTAATTTTTAAACAGAAGTTGTGGGGACTAAATATTCGGAAATTAAGACATAGATCTAATCCTAAAGTTAGCTCTACTTCGGGTTTTTCTAAATGCCATGAATGTGGTAAACTTATTGCTAAATCAGAAATGATAGATTCTAAATTTTGCAAAGATTGTTTTGATACTATCAGTTTAGCCAATAAATTAGCTTTAAAACGCTGCGCAACTTGTCATGAATATTTTGAGCCAACATCATCTAAAGATCCCTATCACTGTTCTGAATGCTTAAAAAAGATGAGAAGATGTACTAATTGCCATAAAAAATTCGTTCCCGATGGAAAAATAATTTTATGCCCTGTATGTTACAGTAATATCGTTAGAACTTGCCAAATTTGTAAACAAGACTTTGTACCTAAATCAGGTTATCATCAAATATGTCCTAAATGCTACCGAAAACTAAAACATAACAAGAAATCCAACATATCCAAAAAAGTCGCTGATATTGATAATAAAAATAAAAAAACAATTGAACTTTTAATTAAAGCTTTGAATGATCCAAATACTCAAGAATATGCAACTAAAACTTTAATTGAAATGCAAAAAGATTCAGTTGAAATTCTTATAGAATCATTAAACAACAAATCAAAATTTAAAAGAGATCAATATGTTGAAGTTTTGTTTCAGATAGGTGAAGATGCTGTAAAACCTTTAATAAAAGCGTTAAATGATGAAAAATACCATGAAGAATATTTGATAAAAACTGGTTGTATCAAAGTATTGGGGTTAATTGGAGATAAAAGAGCTGTAGAACCTTTAATTGAGTTATTAGATGATTACGATTCATATGTAAGAAGTAGTTCTGCTAAATCTTTGGGGTTAATTGGAGATAAAAGAGCTGTAGAACCTTTAATTGAGTTATTAGAAAATGATATAAATACTTTTGTTAGAAAAGCTTCAGTTTCTGCTTTAGGTAAGTTAGGAGCTTCAAATGCAATTAATCCAATTATTGATACTATTGATGATGATGAAGACCCTAACTTAACTATCCAATGTTTAAAATCTTTAGTTGAAATCGATTATGATTTAGGTCTTGATTATTTACTAAAAAACGTTGATAATCCCAACAAACTAATATCAAATTTCTCTACTAATTTTATAATTTCAAATGAAGGTGAAGAATATCTAAATACGTTAGAAAAAAAAGATGATATTATTCAACAAGAATTAAGTAAAGATGAATTCTTAGAATTAGTTAATAACCTATTAGAAGATGACCCTGATATTCGAATGGAATCTGTGAGACGTCTTGGGTTAAGCGGCAATCCTCGAGCAGCAAAATATCTTGTAAAATTAATTAATGATAATGATGATGAAATAAGATTAGAGGTTCTTAAATATTTAGGTAAGCTAAAAAATTTGGAAACAATTGATTCCTTAATTAAAACATTGAAGCATGAAGAAACTTCTATGAGGTGGGCTGCCGAAGAAGCGTTAGCTAATTTTGGTAGTGATGCAATTCCGAAGATTGCTAAATCTTTGGAATCTAATGATGAAGATTTAAGATATTATTTGGTTGCAATTTTGGGTGAAATCGAAGATCCTAATTCAGAAAACCTTTTAATTAAATCATTAAACGATTCTGATTTTGATGTCAAATTGAAATCTATAGAATCTCTTTCTAAAATAGGAACTGATAAGTCAATAGGCCCTCTGCTAAAATTATTAAATGATGATAATGCCAGGATTCAACGAAATTTATCTTATTGCCTTATTAAAATTTGTCAAGAAAAGGATTTAGATACTCTTGAAAATACTCTAAAAAGTGAATATATGGGTGAAAATAAAGCTTTAAAATCAATAATAACGAAAATTAATAAAAAAATTCAAAAAGAAAAAGAAATTAAAAAATCAGATGATTCTGAGTCAAATTTGCCAATTGGAACAATCCTAACTAAAGATAGTGACCAAAAATCAGAAATTAACCCATACGAAGATATATCTGAAGAACCATCAAAAACTAACCCATCCGATGATATACCTGATAAAGAATCCAAAGAGGATCTAGGTGATGATCCATTTGCAATCCTCGATGAAATTACCAAATATTAA
- a CDS encoding tRNA-guanine transglycosylase has translation MKLPNIKSLAEPNGDLLSYNFDLDYSEPYDSKLKFNVLDYDEELFSRRGKALINDKKIQTPALWFGHVMGGTPQPWNFLNINTVIVNAADILRTKTNTTSACEKGIHKHLNFDGAILMDSGGFLFQKRDEIDIDPISIIELYEKSKPDLGVILDHPFNPSETNKTNLKRWSKTLENTRIMFENIGKVDLMPVIHGYTFKDLKSACNDVKKIIDEPSMIGVGSLVPLLFRTNGTKRFNDPIKFVIDAIRIVRQEFPNSFLHAFGVGSSKTMHLMYSLGVDSLDSTGWRLKAAYGIIQLPGVADRHPITRNNGRSFLNETEKKILKQCKCPSCNKLSIDKRLKLLNDEFIARAIHNAHVFINEQNMFQEQINNGRTKDFTRKRLNSGIFPKAFEYIVEKKNS, from the coding sequence ATGAAATTACCAAATATTAAATCGCTTGCCGAACCAAATGGTGATCTATTGAGCTATAATTTTGATTTAGACTATTCAGAGCCATATGATTCAAAGTTAAAATTCAATGTTTTGGATTATGATGAAGAACTATTCTCTAGGCGCGGTAAAGCATTGATTAATGACAAAAAAATACAAACTCCCGCCTTATGGTTCGGGCATGTAATGGGAGGCACTCCGCAACCTTGGAATTTTTTAAACATTAACACTGTTATTGTGAATGCTGCCGATATTCTAAGAACTAAAACAAATACAACTTCAGCATGTGAAAAAGGCATCCACAAACATCTTAATTTTGATGGAGCTATCTTAATGGATTCTGGAGGCTTTTTATTTCAAAAAAGGGATGAAATTGATATTGATCCAATATCAATTATAGAATTATATGAAAAATCAAAGCCTGATTTAGGAGTAATTTTAGACCATCCATTTAATCCATCAGAAACTAATAAAACTAACCTAAAAAGATGGTCTAAAACACTTGAAAATACTAGAATAATGTTTGAAAATATTGGAAAAGTAGATTTAATGCCCGTTATTCATGGTTATACTTTTAAAGATTTAAAATCAGCTTGTAATGATGTAAAAAAGATAATCGATGAACCATCAATGATTGGAGTGGGAAGTTTAGTTCCTTTATTATTCAGGACTAACGGCACTAAAAGATTTAATGATCCTATTAAATTTGTTATCGATGCTATTAGAATAGTGCGACAAGAATTCCCTAATTCTTTTTTACATGCTTTTGGTGTTGGAAGTAGTAAAACCATGCATCTAATGTATTCTTTAGGTGTTGATTCTCTTGATTCCACAGGTTGGAGGCTTAAAGCAGCCTATGGTATAATTCAATTACCTGGTGTTGCTGACCGTCACCCCATAACACGAAACAATGGACGTTCATTTCTCAATGAGACCGAAAAAAAAATTTTGAAACAATGTAAATGCCCATCTTGTAACAAACTGTCAATCGATAAAAGGTTAAAATTATTAAATGATGAGTTTATAGCAAGGGCTATTCACAATGCCCATGTTTTTATTAATGAACAAAATATGTTCCAAGAACAAATCAACAACGGGAGAACTAAGGATTTTACTCGAAAACGATTAAATAGTGGAATTTTTCCAAAAGCATTTGAATATATTGTTGAAAAAAAGAATTCATAA